One part of the Rutidosis leptorrhynchoides isolate AG116_Rl617_1_P2 chromosome 1, CSIRO_AGI_Rlap_v1, whole genome shotgun sequence genome encodes these proteins:
- the LOC139867205 gene encoding vacuolar protein sorting-associated protein 24 homolog 1-like yields MEKVRNMIIPKPNPQQLLRDWQRRLRQECRNIERQIRDIQREEKSVQKAIKEAAKRNDMGSAKSLAKEIVRSRRTVNRLYENKAQLNSISMHLGESVAVARTVGHLSKSAEVMKIVNNLMKAPEMAVTMQEFNKEMTKAGVIEEIVNEAVDSALDSEDIEDEIDEEVDKVLNAIAGETAAQLPEAVRKERLKQPAQTTEDAEDEGVDDEEELEEIRARLAKVRS; encoded by the exons ATGGAAAAAGTTAGGAACATGATAATTCCAAAACCTAATCCTCAACAACTCTTACGTGACTGGCAACGTCGTCTTCGTCAGGAGTGTCGAAACATTGAACGCCAGATTAGAG atatACAAAGAGAAGAGAAAAGTGTTCAGAAAGCGATCAAAGAGGCGGCCAAGAGAAATGATATGGGATCTGCTAAG TCACTTGCTAAAGAAATAGTGAGATCGAGAAGAACTGTGAACCGTCTATACGAAAATAAGGCTCAGTTGAATTCAATATCAATGCATTTAGGCGAAAGCGTTG CTGTTGCTCGTACTGTGGGTCATCTTTCTAAGAGTGCTGAAGTCATGAAGATTGTTAATAACCTAATGAAGGCTCCAGAAATGGCTGTCACAATGCAAGAATTTAACAAAGAAATGACCAAG GCTGGTGTTATCGAGGAGATTGTGAATGAAGCTGTTGATTCAGCACTAGATTCGGAAGACATAGAAGATGAGATCGACGAAGAGGTCGATAAGGTATTAAACGCAATTGCTGGTGAAACCGCTGCACAGCTTCCGGAAGCTGTTAGGAAAGAGCGGTTAAAGCAACCTGCTCAAACAACTGAAGATGCTGAG GATGAGGGTGTTGATGATGAGGAAGAGTTAGAAGAAATAAGGGCTCGCCTTGCAAAAGTTAGGTCATGA
- the LOC139867215 gene encoding serine carboxypeptidase-like, translating into MATSFHPQILYLIPFLLLLVFISSSSNARTIHTSFHHPKSLKKTGHQLIKDLNLHPNLDVNIVNSYNNHTSFLDQELLVTPYGIVEKRLSLSVLGDSGATVHDLAQHAGYYRIEHTVDARMFYFFFESRKAKTDPVVIWLTGGPGCSSELALFYENGPFKITNNLSLVWNDYGWDQVSNLIYVDQPTGTGFSYSSSDQDIRHDETGVSNDLYFFLQAFFKAHPDYVNNDFYITGESYAGHYIPAFAARVNQGNKNKEGIQINLKGFGIGNGLTDPAIQYKAYTDYALANKLISQSDYSQINQQIPDCEAAIKECGTTGTTSCIMALEMCQQIFEDILNIAGNINYYDIRKQCEGSLCYDFSNMENFLGESSVKTALGVPSDIDFVSCSDTVHQAMLEDWMRDLEVGIPALLEQGIELLVYAGEYDLICNWIGNSRWVNAMQWSGQNNFVAASNVSFVVDGKEAGLMKNYGPLTFLKVHNAGHMVPMDQPNASLQMLQLWTTGKLTKK; encoded by the exons ATGGCTACTTCTTTTCATCCTCAAATCCTCTATCTCATTCCATTTCTTCTTTTACTAgttttcatttcatcatcatcaaatGCAAGAACCATTCATActtcatttcatcatccaaaatctttGAAAAAAACAGGCCATCAACTCATCAAAGACCTTAACTTGCACCCGAATCTTGATGTAAATATTGTTAACTCGTATAATAATCATACTTCATTTCTTGATCAAGAACTCTTAGTTACTCCATATGGGATTGTTGAAAAGCGATTATCTTTATCGGTTCTTGGTGACTCGGGTGCCACTGTCCATGATCTTGCTCAACATGCCGGTTATTATCGTATCGAACATACAGTTGATGCCCG AATGTTCTACTTTTTCTTTGAATCAAGAAAGGCGAAAACTGATCCAGTGGTTATATGGCTAACCGGTGGACCAGGGTGTAGTAGTGAACTGGCTCTCTTTTACGAAAACGGACCCTTTAAGATCACCAACAACTTGTCTCTAGTTTGGAATGACTACGGGTGGGACCAG GTCTCAAACTTGATATACGTTGATCAACCAACTGGAACTGGTTTCAGTTACAGTTCTAGCGATCAAGACATTCGTCACGATGAAACTGGTGTCAGCAATGATCTTTACTTCTTCTTGCAG GCATTTTTTAAGGCGCATCCGGATTATGTCAACAACGATTTTTATATCACTGGAGAATCATATGCAGGACACTACATTCCTGCTTTTGCGGCTCGAGTTAATCAAGGGAATAAGAACAAAGAAGGGATTCAGATAAATTTGAAGGGTTTTGGAATCGGAAACGGGCTTACTGATCCTGCAATTCAGTATAAAGCGTACACCGATTATGCTTTGGCTAATAAATTGATTTCACAATCGGATTATAGCCAAATTAACCAACAAATCCCAGATTGTGAAGCTGCAATCAAAGAATGTG GTACAACAGGGACAACTTCATGTATAATGGCATTAGAAATGTGTCAGCAAATTTTCGAGGATATCTTGAATATCGCAGGAAATATAAAC TATTATGATATTAGAAAGCAATGTGAGGGGAGTTTGTGCTACGATTTCTCAAACATGGAAAATTTTTTAGGCGAATCATCGGTGAAAACAGCTTTAGGTGTCCCAAGCGACATAGATTTTGTTTCGTGCAGTGATACAGTGCACCAAGCGATGCTCGAAGATTGGATGAGAGATCTCGAAGTTGGTATACCGGCACTTTTGGAACAAGGCATTGAATTGCTTGTATATGCAGGAGAATATGATCTTATATGCAATTGGATTG GGAATTCGAGGTGGGTTAACGCGATGCAATGGTCTGGTCAGAACAATTTTGTGGCCGCTTCAAATGTGTCGTTTGTGGTTGATGGGAAAGAAGCCGGACTTATGAAAAACTATGGGCCGCTGACGTTTCTTAAGGTTCATAACGCTGGACATATGGTTCCTATGGATCAACCAAACGCTTCGCTACAAATGTTACAGCTTTGGACAACAGGCAAGCTTACCAAGAAATGA